Proteins encoded together in one Telopea speciosissima isolate NSW1024214 ecotype Mountain lineage chromosome 4, Tspe_v1, whole genome shotgun sequence window:
- the LOC122658753 gene encoding cytochrome P450 84A1-like, with protein sequence MDYSSLLQPTPMLFFFLLPLLFLLGVLVKARRKLPYPPGPKGLPIIGNMNMMDQLTHRGLAKLANQFGGLLHLRLGFLHMVVVSTPEMARHVLQVQDNIFSNRPANVAIKYLTYDRADMAFAHYGPFWRQMRKICVMRLFSRKRAESWASVRDEVESMIRTVASKAGEPINIGKLVFSLTMNITYRAAFGSDILVGQEKFVSILQEFSKLFGAFNWADFIPLLGMVDPQGLHQRLVKARKSLDVFIDKIIDEHMEKRKSTGNRCDDADVESDMVDDLLAFYSEETKKNGESDDLQASITLTKDNIKAIIMDVMFGGTETVASAIEWALAEMMKTPEELKRVQQELVDVVGLERRLQETDYEKLSYFRCAMKETLRLHPPIPLLLHETAEDAEVEGYAIPKGARVVINAWAIGRDKDSWDEPDSFKPSRFLKDGAPDFKGSNFEFVPFGSGRRSCPGMQLGLYALELAVGHLLHCFTWELPDGMKPSELDMNDVYGLTAPKAVQLVAIPTPRLSVPLF encoded by the exons ATGGattactcttctcttcttcaaccCACACCCATGTTGTTCTTCTTCCTGCTTCCCTTGCTGTTCTTACTGGGGGTATTGGTTAAGGCACGAAGGAAACTACCATACCCACCGGGACCTAAGGGATTACCCATCATCGGAAACATGAACATGATGGACCAGCTCACTCACCGTGGACTCGCCAAACTTGCCAACCAATTCGGTGGTCTCCTACATCTTCGACTTGGTTTTCTCCACATGGTGGTTGTGTCTACCCCAGAAATGGCTCGCCATGTCCTTCAAGTGCAGGACAACATCTTCTCCAATCGTCCAGCCAACGTCGCCATTAAATACCTAACCTACGATCGGGCCGATATGGCCTTCGCACACTACGGCCCCTTCTGGCGTCAGATGCGTAAGATCTGCGTGATGAGACTCTTCAGTCGCAAACGGGCTGAGTCATGGGCCTCCGTCCGTGATGAAGTCGAGTCCATGATCCGGACGGTAGCGTCCAAGGCCGGCGAGCCCATTAACATCGGCAAGCTTGTGTTCTCCCTCACGATGAACATAACCTACAGAGCTGCCTTCGGGTCGGATATCTTGGTGGGTCAGGAGAAATTCGTGTCTATATTGCAAGAGTTCTCCAAACTGTTCGGCGCTTTTAATTGGGCTGATTTCATTCCGTTGCTCGGCATGGTCGACCCTCAGGGTCTCCATCAGAGACTCGTCAAGGCCCGCAAGTCGCTCGACGTTTTTATCGATAAGATCATCGACGAACATATGGAAAAGAGGAAGAGCACCGGAAACCGATGCGACGATGCCGACGTTGAATCCGACATGGTCGACGATCTGCTCGCTTTCTATAGCGAAGAAACCAAGAAGAACGGTGAATCGGATGACTTGCAAGCCTCCATCACTCTCACCAAAGATAACATCAAAGCCATCATAATG GACGTGATGTTTGGGGGAACCGAAACAGTGGCGTCAGCGATAGAGTGGGCCTTGGCGGAGATGATGAAGACTCCAGAAGAACTGAAAAGGGTACAACAAGAATTGGTCGACGTAGTGGGTCTGGAGAGGAGACTCCAAGAGACAGACTACGAGAAGCTCAGTTACTTCAGATGTGCAATGAAGGAGACGCTCCGCCTCCACCCGCCGATCCCGCTCTTGCTGCACGAAACCGCTGAAGATGCGGAAGTTGAAGGATACGCGATCCCGAAAGGGGCACGTGTGGTTATTAATGCCTGGGCTATCGGGAGGGACAAGGATTCGTGGGACGAACCGGATTCGTTCAAGCCGTCACGGTTCTTGAAGGATGGAGCGCCTGATTTCAAGGGGAGCAATTTCGAGTTCGTGCCGTTCGGGTCGGGTCGGAGATCATGTCCAGGTATGCAGTTGGGGTTATATGCTTTAGAGTTGGCTGTAGGTCATCTGCTTCATTGCTTTACATGGGAGTTGCCCGACGGGATGAAACCCAGCGAGCTTGACATGAACGACGTTTATGGACTCACCGCTCCCAAGGCGGTTCAACTCGTGGCTATACCAACACCTCGACTCAGCGTTCCTCTCTTCtga